The Enterobacter mori genomic interval TTTGTACCCTTCCCCGGTCAAACCTTTGGCGGCGATGCTGCTTCGCTCGTCATGCGCTGGCGTCATGGCTGTCAGATGCCAGACGGCATAATCAAGCGCCATCTGATCCTGTTTGTCCGTGGACGCCACGTCAACCCGCGCGTCACGCCAGACGTTCTCCCAGGCATGCGCGGAGTTCTCCAGCAGCGATGCGTAACCTTTTGCCGCACACACTTTGAGATCGGCCAGCGCATTGCGCGCATAGGTTTCCTGCGAGAGCGTTTTGTCCTTGCGGTGAGCGATCCACACCAACTTTTCAAGTGTGACAGTGTCACCGGCAGGAAGCGTCAGCGAATGGTGTGCCATGACGCGGCGATTTTTCGCGCTAAAGCAGCTGTCGCTGCTATTCGACGACAGACGGCAGCTTGTGGAGATCACCACCTCTGCCTCGCGATCCTGGGTTTCATAGACGCCCTGCAGGTAATGCTGGTCAAAGACTCTGACAGAAACTTCGTCCAGATGCTGTCTGCCGCTGTTGGTTTGTGTCGCATCAATACCTGTTTTTAACATCACCTGCGATGCCGCATCCAGCGGCGTGATCGACAGTTGCATTGCAACCAACGGCAGTTGAGCGAGTGACACAAAGCGACGGCTATCCAGACGATAGCGCTTCCCATCGGGCGCGCGCCAGAGAACCGTGCGACGCAGTTCGCCGTTGGCAAAATCCAGCTCGCGCTGCCAGCTCAGAATCTCCCCTGACAGGAGGGTAAAATTCACACCGTCCAGTTCAATCTCGATGCCTGTAATATCCGGCAGGTTGATCAATTCAGTGGTTTCATTCCGACCCGCGCGATGATACAGCCCCGCCAGATACATGCCTCTGGTTTGCTGGGTATAGTCCTCCTCATGCGCAGCGCGAATGCCCATATAGCCATTGCCGCAGGCCATAATAGAAGCGAATTTGTTCAGGCTGTGTGGACAAAAGCCCGGATCGGTTAATACAGACACGTTCAGCATAACGTCACGCTTTCCCCTGTTTCTGCTGATTCATAGAGCGCGGCAACAAGCTGCTGGATAACCAGCCCCTGCTCCGCATCAGCAATCATGACCGGCTCTCCCTGCACATGACGAACAAAGGCGTCCATGCTGCGCAAATGTCGCCGATCGTCAGCCTCTTCGCGCTGCGTGAGAGTCTGTAATACCCCGGCTTCGTCAGTGTAAATGTGTGCCGGGAAAAGCGTTGCCCCGGCCTTTTCACCGCAGAATGAGACATTCATGATCGACTGCTCGCGAATATTCAGGGCAAACGAGGTGTCCAGACGCAGGATGCCGCCGTTGCAGAATTCAATCGTGCCGAACAGCGCATCTTCAACGGTAAACTGAGCCGGATCCCACTCACCAAACTGGCCGCTGTTTTTCCTGTTTCCCAGTCGCTGGAAGCTGTGCGCCGTGACCCGTTTTACCGCCGGGAACCCCAGTACATACATGGCGGCATCCAGCATATGAATGCCGATATCGATCAACGGTCCGCCGCCCTGCAACGATTTGTTCGTAAAAACGCCCCAGCCCGGCACGCCACATCGACGCAGCGCCTGCGCCGTCGTGAAGTAGATCTCGCCCAGGACGCCATTCAACACGGCCTCACGCAGCAATTGCGTATCGCGTGCAAACCGGTGGTGAAAATCATACGCCAGCACTTTTCCCGCCTTACGGGCAGCAGTACGCATCTGTTCGGCCTGCTGCGGCGTCATGGCAGGCGGCTTTTCACACATGACATGGCATCCGGCGTCGAGCGCCGCCATAACATGTTCAAAGTGAAACCGGTTAGGCGAACAAACGCTCACCACATCCGGTCTGACCGTCTCCAGCATGGTTCGCGCCTCCTGCCATGCAGACGGGATCCCATGACGTTCCGCAAACGCCTGTGCCTGTTCAGGGCGACTGTCCATGACAGCCACCATCTGAACATCACTGCGTGTGGCGTAATACGAGGCATGAACTTTGTCCGCAACCTGTCCGGCGCCAATGATGGCGACGCGCAGAGGCGAAGATGTTGAAGCACTCATCACGCATGTCATCCTTAGCATTCACGCAAATAAGTGAGCGAATCCTGATAAGCCTGCGCAGGATTGTCAGCACGAACACGACACTCATACACCACGTAACCCTGATAATCGTCAGCACGCAGCTGATCGAACAGGCTGGCAAAATCGAGGCTGCCGCTGCCCGGCTGGTAGCGGTGGTTATCTGCGATGTGGACATGACCCAGCAGATCGCGGTTGTGGTGCAGCGCATCCGTTAACGAATCTTCTTCGATGTTCATATGATAGAAATCGCCGATGATCTGCACATGTTTGAGCGCATTCTCTTCAATATAACGACGCGCATCCGCCAGGGTGTTGATCATGTGGTCCTGATAGCGATTCAGCGGCTCCAGGTATACCGTCGTCCCGGTGCGTGCGGCCACTTCATCCAGCCAGCGAAGCGAGGCACTGACAGCTATGCGGTCACCGTCCAGGCTACGCGGAGAGGTCATTGGCGGCAGACGGAAGGTAAACATCCCCCAGGCCGCAGGGACGATAATGCCCTTACCGCCCACTTCTGCAAGCGCTTCCAGAATACGTTCAATCTGCTGTAAACCGTTAAGACGGCGTTCTTCGATAAAGTCACCGATCCAGCCGTCGTATCCGCCGCATGCCGTTGTCACCGGTAGGCCAGTGGCTTTAATGGCGGCTTTCACTTCGTCGAGATTATCGACCAGCAGTCGGCCATCAATTTCGTAGCCATCAAAACCCATCGCTTTGATGTACTCGAATTTTTCCATGATATTGGTCGGGAAAAAGGCCTGGTTTTGTGTTGCGATCTTCATTGCTTGCTCTCCTTAGCTTAAAAAGTGACGCCCATTTTGATGCTCAGTTCAGGGTGCTGATCGACATATTTCATGTAGCTCTCAGCGCTGGTGGTAAAGGTGACAACCGGGTCGATCAGATCCTCGCAATTGAGATAACCGTTCATCAGCAATTCCCAGCAGGTCTCTTCAATACGCTTGCGGCTCCAGCGCGGGTAATCCGGATTGGGTTCACTGCAGGCACGGGAGAAAACAATTTTCGCATTGTTGAAATGCGCTTCGCGACCGAGGTTGAATCCTGCTGCAAACGGTTTGGCGAACGCCACGTAGGAGATGGTTCCACCGTAAGCGAGACCGCGCAGAGCAGATTGCAGCGCATCGGCAAAACCACTGGTTTCGATGATGACATCCGCCCCCTGCTTACCGGTCAGTTTTTTAATTTCAAGACCGACATCAGTACCGATTGGGTTCAGGCAGTGGTCCGCGCCATGGCGGCGAGCAATCTCACAGCGATGTTCGATAGGATCGACACCGATGACCACTGACGCGCCAGCTTTCTTCGCCAGCTGAATCGCGATCTGACCAATCGCCCCCAGCCCGACAACAACCACAAAATCACCCACACGGACATTGGCATCACGTACGCCGCTCATGGCGAATTGCGCCGGATCGTAGCAAACGGCATTTTTCCAGGACGACCCCTGCGGCATTTTGCGCAGTTTGTAATTGTTAACCGCGTTTACGATGACCGTTTCCTGCAATGGACCGTAGCAGCAGACGCTGTCGCCAATCTGGTATTCCGTTACGTCAGCCCCGCATTCGATGATGTCGCCGACGATCATGTTCCCCAACTGGAATTTACCGAACTCAATACCGCGGGCCGCGCCCTCTTCACGTGGCGTGAACATCTGCCACTCGGCGTTGAACTCTTCATCAATAAACGGGCTTGCCGCGCGGAAATCCACCACTTCAGTGCCGTGTTTCGGCGCGCCAAAGCGGGCACGAATTTTCACTTCGTGAACGGCAACAGGACGATCTTCATATTCCACCAGCGCCGCCACGCGGGGTGCTGTCGCAACTAACTTTTTCATGACTGACTCCTTGTTAAAATTGGCCGCCTCAGCCCTTCACGCCACCGGCGGTCAAACCACTTTTAATAAAACGTTCAGACAGCGCGTACATGATGACCACAGGCAGTGCCGTGACCAGCGATGCCGCCATCATGCGACCCCAGATGTAATCTGGCGTGCTAAACAGGGTGTTGAGTCCTACCGGCAGGGTGAAATTGCTGGCGCTGGACAGGAAAATGGAAGCAAACAAATAGTCGTTCCACGCCACCATGAAGCAGTAGACAAACACCGACACCAGACCGGAAATCGCCAGCGGCACGGTGATGCGAAAGATGATTTGCAGACGGTTAAGGCCGTCCATCATCGCGGCTTCTTCTATTTCGTCCGGAATGGTGTCGAAGTAACTGCGCAGCATGAATACCGCCGTCGGCAACGTCTGGGTCACCATGGTGATAATCAGCGCCAGTTCGGTATCGTAGATCCCGAGCGCGGTGATGATTTTGAACAGCGGCACCACCAATAAAATCCCGGAGAACATGTAGACGGTGTAAAAACTCGCATTGATCGTCGTGCGTCCTTTAAACCGCAGTTTGGACAAAGCGTAGGCACCTAATGTACCGAGAAACACCGCTATCACTGATGAGGTCAGCGACACCACCATGCTGTTGCGGAAGTAATCCACAAACGGGAAAATCAGTGGGTTAAAAATGTCGATGTAATGCTGTAACGTCCACTCCTGCGGCAGAATCGTCGGATGCAGCGAGATCGCTTCTTTGGCGCTTTTA includes:
- a CDS encoding Gfo/Idh/MocA family protein, which translates into the protein MMSASTSSPLRVAIIGAGQVADKVHASYYATRSDVQMVAVMDSRPEQAQAFAERHGIPSAWQEARTMLETVRPDVVSVCSPNRFHFEHVMAALDAGCHVMCEKPPAMTPQQAEQMRTAARKAGKVLAYDFHHRFARDTQLLREAVLNGVLGEIYFTTAQALRRCGVPGWGVFTNKSLQGGGPLIDIGIHMLDAAMYVLGFPAVKRVTAHSFQRLGNRKNSGQFGEWDPAQFTVEDALFGTIEFCNGGILRLDTSFALNIREQSIMNVSFCGEKAGATLFPAHIYTDEAGVLQTLTQREEADDRRHLRSMDAFVRHVQGEPVMIADAEQGLVIQQLVAALYESAETGESVTLC
- a CDS encoding sugar phosphate isomerase/epimerase family protein, with the translated sequence MKIATQNQAFFPTNIMEKFEYIKAMGFDGYEIDGRLLVDNLDEVKAAIKATGLPVTTACGGYDGWIGDFIEERRLNGLQQIERILEALAEVGGKGIIVPAAWGMFTFRLPPMTSPRSLDGDRIAVSASLRWLDEVAARTGTTVYLEPLNRYQDHMINTLADARRYIEENALKHVQIIGDFYHMNIEEDSLTDALHHNRDLLGHVHIADNHRYQPGSGSLDFASLFDQLRADDYQGYVVYECRVRADNPAQAYQDSLTYLREC
- a CDS encoding zinc-dependent alcohol dehydrogenase translates to MKKLVATAPRVAALVEYEDRPVAVHEVKIRARFGAPKHGTEVVDFRAASPFIDEEFNAEWQMFTPREEGAARGIEFGKFQLGNMIVGDIIECGADVTEYQIGDSVCCYGPLQETVIVNAVNNYKLRKMPQGSSWKNAVCYDPAQFAMSGVRDANVRVGDFVVVVGLGAIGQIAIQLAKKAGASVVIGVDPIEHRCEIARRHGADHCLNPIGTDVGLEIKKLTGKQGADVIIETSGFADALQSALRGLAYGGTISYVAFAKPFAAGFNLGREAHFNNAKIVFSRACSEPNPDYPRWSRKRIEETCWELLMNGYLNCEDLIDPVVTFTTSAESYMKYVDQHPELSIKMGVTF
- a CDS encoding carbohydrate ABC transporter permease, coding for MATNKRVLGRIGFYLGLAVFLIITLFPFFVMLMTSFKSAKEAISLHPTILPQEWTLQHYIDIFNPLIFPFVDYFRNSMVVSLTSSVIAVFLGTLGAYALSKLRFKGRTTINASFYTVYMFSGILLVVPLFKIITALGIYDTELALIITMVTQTLPTAVFMLRSYFDTIPDEIEEAAMMDGLNRLQIIFRITVPLAISGLVSVFVYCFMVAWNDYLFASIFLSSASNFTLPVGLNTLFSTPDYIWGRMMAASLVTALPVVIMYALSERFIKSGLTAGGVKG